The genomic interval TGAGCAAAAAATACGCAATTGGTGTAGACTACGGCACGCAATCGGGCCGAGCTGTTCTTGTGGATCTATCTAACGGTGCCGAGGTAGCGGAGCATGTCACGCCGTATACTCACCACGTTATTGATGAGAAGCTTCCGGTATCTGGCATTAAGCTTGAGCATGACTGGGCGCTTCAGCATCCGCTTGACTATATTGAAGTGTTGGAATTGTCGGTTCCTGCTGTGATGAAGGAATCGGGTATCCATGCTGCTGATGTCATCGGTTTAGGCATCGATTTTACAGCATGTACAATGCTTCCTATTGATGAAGAGGGAGCGCCGCTTTGTGTGCAGGATGCCTACAAGGATAATCCGCATAGCTGGGTGAAGCTGTGGAAGCATCACGCTGCGCAAGATGAGGCTAACCTTATCAACGAAATGGCAGCGCAGCGCGGTGAGAAGTGGGTGCCGCGTTATGGAGGCAAAATATCATCGGAGTGGATGATGGCCAAAGCATGGCAGATTTTGAACGAGGCGCCGGACATTTATGAAACTGCAGATAAATTTGTTGAAGCGACGGATTGGGTTATCGGCCAATTGACCGGCAATATCGTTCGCAACAGCTGCACGGCCGGCTACAAAGGCATGTGGCATAAGCAAGAGGGCTACCCAAGCAAGGATTTTTTCAAAGCGCTTGATCCTCGTTTAGAAAACCTGACAGAAACGAAGCTGCGCGGCGAAGTTGTACCGCTTGGCTCGAAGGCTGGAGAATTGCTTCCTGATATGGCTGCCCGCATCGGACTTGCGCCAGGCACGGCGATCGCGGTTGGCAATGTGGATGCGCATGCGGCGGTGCCAGGTGTTGGCGTCGTTACGCCAGGCAAGCTGGTTATGGCGATGGGCACATCAATTTGCCACATGCTGCTCGGAACGGAAGAGAAGGAAGTGGAAGGAATGTGCGGTGTCGTTGAGGACGGCATCATTCCGGGTTACTTTGGCTACGAAGCGGGACAATCAGCGGTTGGCGATATTTTTGAATGGTTCGTTGAGGAATCTGTTCCAGCCTACGTGCTTCAAGAGGCGGAGCAGGCTGGCGAAAATGTACATGTTTATTTAACTCGTAAAGCCAGCGAGCTGAACGTTGGCGAATCCGGCGTTCTGGCGCTTGACTGGTGGAATGGAAACCGCTCGGTACTTGTGGATACGGATTTGACAGGCACCATTATAGGCCTCACCTTGCTAACGAAGCCTTGGGAAATTTACCGCGCCCTTCTTGAAGCAACGGCATTTGGCACACGCAAAATCGTCGATGCGTTCCACAGCAACGGGGTTGAAGTAAA from Paenibacillus sp. FSL K6-3182 carries:
- a CDS encoding ribulokinase, which translates into the protein MSKKYAIGVDYGTQSGRAVLVDLSNGAEVAEHVTPYTHHVIDEKLPVSGIKLEHDWALQHPLDYIEVLELSVPAVMKESGIHAADVIGLGIDFTACTMLPIDEEGAPLCVQDAYKDNPHSWVKLWKHHAAQDEANLINEMAAQRGEKWVPRYGGKISSEWMMAKAWQILNEAPDIYETADKFVEATDWVIGQLTGNIVRNSCTAGYKGMWHKQEGYPSKDFFKALDPRLENLTETKLRGEVVPLGSKAGELLPDMAARIGLAPGTAIAVGNVDAHAAVPGVGVVTPGKLVMAMGTSICHMLLGTEEKEVEGMCGVVEDGIIPGYFGYEAGQSAVGDIFEWFVEESVPAYVLQEAEQAGENVHVYLTRKASELNVGESGVLALDWWNGNRSVLVDTDLTGTIIGLTLLTKPWEIYRALLEATAFGTRKIVDAFHSNGVEVNELYACGGLPQKNALLMQIYADVTNREIKVAASKQTPALGAAMFGAVAAGAAKGGFDSIVDAAQKMARVREETFKPIPANVAVYEKLYAEYNLLHDYYGRGANDVMKRLKVIKEEQA